The following coding sequences are from one Capsicum annuum cultivar UCD-10X-F1 chromosome 3, UCD10Xv1.1, whole genome shotgun sequence window:
- the LOC107862741 gene encoding UPF0415 protein C7orf25 homolog: protein MEREEAKRRCTSLKNRIQTFIATPQKSSWKTTLLRLINSELSFLNRLSLSNNNVKLSTNIGYLESIVHILENPLVTSVSRVCKPISISSKLSVYIDVICSFNGKPVWFVVSDRNPKYVSWEDSGNTRNWKGLRRKIQELLFAALEASVMVRPCSVVLFFANGLESCVLEKVRDEFGATNLGFGFCDFFDCEFVDELEDWVTVMGRSFEKACVLEIKVESFSSSSRIADSRREVKLRDKDGEMLTGLSGNASDDVKLGDSFCALVAALRSWSGFGGEEETELVNFDTTALVAIVSGICNGGIDRILATPESELRSRFKANYEFMIGQVNAEMKKPIHMELMPVISQKRGMVCQSVCSEFQELVSMCGGPNERSRAEHFLNRLRVVPDCPSERLTSLPTTRKLASKNKVTFGTGDYWHAPTITANMAFVRAVSQTGMSLFTIEHTPRALVGD, encoded by the exons ATGGAAAGGGAAGAAGCCAAGAGGAGATGTACATCCCTCAAAAATCGTATTCAAACTTTTATTGCAACTCCTCAGAAATCCTCATGGAAAACTACCCTTTTGAGGCTAATCAACTCTGAACTCTCCTTCCTCAATCGCCTTTCCCTGTCCAACAACAACGTCAAACTCAGCACCAACATCGGATACCTCGAATCAATCGTCCACATTCTTGAAAACCCACTAGTTACATCAGTCTCCCGTGTCTGTAAACCCATTTCCATTTCATCAAAACTGAGTGTTTATATAGATGTAATTTGCTCTTTTAATGGAAAACCAGTTTGGTTTGTTGTATCTGACAGGAACCCCAAGTATGTTTCTTGGGAAGATTCGGGGAATACTAGGAATTGGAAGGGTTTAAGAAGGAAAATTCAAGAATTATTGTTTGCTGCTTTGGAGGCATCTGTTATGGTGAGACCTTGTTCTGTTGTTCTTTTTTTTGCTAATGGACTTGaaagttgtgttcttgaaaaGGTTAGAGATGAATTTGGTGCTACTAATTTGGGGTTTgggttttgtgatttttttgattGTGAGTTTGTTGATGAATTGGAGGATTGGGTAACTGTAATGGGGAGGTCTTTTGAAAAGGCTTGTGTTTTGGAAATAAAGGTTGAATCTTTTTCGTCTAGCAGTCGAATTGCCGACTCTAGGAGAGAGGTGAAATTGCGGGATAAAGATGGAGAAATGTTGACAGGCTTATCTGGGAATGCTAGTGATGATGTAAAGTTGGGTGATTCGTTTTGTGCTCTTGTCGCAGCGTTGAGGAGTTGGTCCGGTtttggtggtgaagaagaaaCTGAATTGGTTAATTTTGATACGACAGCATTGGTTGCTATAGTGTCTGGGATTTGTAATGGGGGTATTGATCGAATTCTGGCTACTCCGGAGAGTGAGTTGAGGAGTCGGTTCAAGGCAAATTATGAGTTCATGATTGGACAG GTGAATGCTGAAATGAAGAAGCCAATCCACATGGAGCTGATGCCCGTGATATCGCAAAAGAGAGGCATGGTTTGTCAAAGTGTTTGTTCAGAATTTCAGGAGCTTGTTTCAATGTGTGGTGGGCCTAATGAGAGGTCTAGAGCAGAGCACTTTCTGAACCGTCTTAG GGTTGTGCCTGATTGCCCATCAGAACGGCTTACCAGCCTTCCAACAACCAGAAAACTGGCTTCAAAAAACAAGGTGACTTTTGGAACCGGAGATTATTGGCATGCTCCTACTATAACTGCAAACATGGCATTTGTCAGAGCTGTTTCACAGACAGGAATGTCCCTGTTTACCATAGAGCATACACCGCGAGCCTTGGTAGGTGATTAA
- the LOC107862742 gene encoding NDR1/HIN1-like protein 6: MTETQRIHPVVDMEAPAPPRPTTTTTLPLVPRGSFKSEKGEPTRLQQPNVNQPFRRTAPVMYSRPPTKKRSCCCKCICWTISLIILLVIIIAAIAGILYLVFKPKIPQYSVDNLRISDLRLNFDMSLYAKFNFRITAVNPNKKIGIYYEKGSHLSVWYKNTELCKGSLPKFYQGHQNRTDLDVALTGQSQYGNTLMSAIQEAAQNGRIPLDLKIQVPVSVKLGKLKLRKVRIRGDCLLIVDSLSANSLVRIKASTCKFGLKL, from the coding sequence ATGACAGAAACTCAAAGGATTCATCCAGTTGTGGACATGGAAGCACCAGCACCACCacgaccaacaacaacaacaacacttccTTTAGTGCCTCGGGGCTCGTTTAAATCAGAAAAAGGCGAGCCAACGCGGCTTCAGCAGCCAAACGTCAACCAGCCATTCAGGCGTACCGCTCCTGTAATGTATTCGAGACCACCCACTAAGAAGAGAAGTTGCTGTTGCAAATGCATTTGCTGGACAATTAGCCTTATCATACTCCTAGTCATCATTATTGCAGCAATTGCTGGCATTCTTTaccttgttttcaaaccaaagatCCCTCAGTACTCAGTGGACAACCTCAGAATATCAGACTTGAGACTCAACTTCGACATGAGCCTCTATGCGAAATTTAATTTCAGAATCACTGCAGTGAATCCCAACAAGAAGATTGGAATTTACTATGAGAAAGGAAGTCATTTGAGTGTGTGGTACAAGAACACAGAGCTCTGTAAAGGGTCTCTTCCCAAGTTCTATCAAGGTCATCAGAACAGAACAGACCTCGATGTGGCCTTAACTGGGCAATCACAATATGGTAATACACTGATGTCTGCAATTCAAGAGGCAGCACAAAACGGAAGAATCCCATTAGATCTCAAGATTCAAGTCCCAGTCAGTGTTAAACTTGGGAAGCTCAAGTTGAGAAAGGTGAGAATAAGGGGAGACTGCTTGCTGATTGTCGATAGCCTCTCTGCTAATAGTTTGGTCCGAATTAAGGCCAGTACTTGTAAGTTTGGGTTGAAGCTCTAA